The sequence below is a genomic window from Streptosporangium lutulentum.
CGGCTTACCGTGCCGCCGGGCGCCCGCGCTCCCACCAGAGCGCGGCCCCGGTGACCACCGCGCCGACCCCCTCCCAGATGCCGACGCCGATGAACCGGGCGGGGGCGGCGCCGGTCACCACCAGGACGGTGAAGACCGTGAACGTCAGCAGGCGGAACGGCACCGTCCACAGGAAGAAGGGCCGGTAGTCGGCGGCGGCGGCCAGGAGGTAGTAGACGCCCATGTTCACCGCGGCCATCGAGGAGGCGGCGAGGTACACCTCCGTGTAGTCGCCGGGGTCACGCGTCTGCGGCACCTCGAAGCCGAGGAGGGCCAGCATGGTGTCCGGCGACACCAGGCCGACGACGCCGAGCACCACGGCGAGGAAGCCGAAGACCGCCATCGTCCAGCCAGAGAGGGAACGCGGGAGTCGCATGGCGGATCCTCCGGGTGCCAGGTCGGCGATCGGGTGGGGGGTGCAGCCTCTCGGTGATCTTAGGATCACCATATATGCCAATACAGGGCTGGCGCTTGGTGGAGGCCGGACCGGAGGAACGGCTTGATGGGCGGGGCAGGCTCAGGTGGTGGCGAGCCAGTCGGCGTACCGGGTGGGGGCGAGGTCGGCGTCGGCCGGGGCGGTGATGACGTCGCCCTTGATCGCGGCGAACATGCCCGCCGTGTCGTCGACGACGACGGGCCGGCTGTCGCCCTTGGCCTTCAGCGTGATCCTGCCGAGGTCGTCGAGGGCGAAGACCTCGGGGCCGGCGATGTTGCGGACGCCGTTCAGCGGTGAGCCCGCGGCGACCTCCGCGACGGCGGCGGCGACGTCCGCGGCCGCGATCGGCTGGATCGGCGTGCGCGGCAGGCGCACGCTCTTCTCGTCGGAGGTCCAGGACAGGGTCGTGTCGACGAACTCCATGAACTGGGTGGCGCGCACGATCGAGAACGGGATCGACCCGGCCCGCAGCAGGTCCTCCTGAAGCACCTTCGCCCGGTAGTAGACGAGGTCGGGCACCTGGTCGACGCCGACGATGGAGAGGATGACGAAGTGCCCGACGCCGGCCTTCGCGCTCGCGGCGATGAGGTTGTCCATTGAGGTCTGGAAGAAGGCGGGCGAGGCGTCGTCGAAGGTCGGGGAGTTGGTGAGGTTGACGACGACGTCCGCGCCCGCCACCGCCTCGTCCACGCCCACACCGGTGATGACGTTCACGCCCGTGGACAACGCGTACGGCACGGCCTCGTGCCCGGCCGCGGTGAGATTCCGTACAACCTGCGAGCCGATCAGGCCGGTCCCGCCGATAACTGCGATCTTCATGATGAACCTTCCTGTCGCCGGAGCGTTCGGTGCCATCCGGTCACCGTTAAGACCGGGCAGCCGTCCGGTCTGTGACAGCCGCGGCGAAAAAGGCGCGGCGCGCCGGCCGGGGCGGCGCCGGCCAGGAGGGCGCGCACGATACGTACCCGCTGGGGACGACCCGAACACGAGGGTCCCGGCCGGTGCGACGCCGAGGGCCGCACCGGCGACGGGGGTGGCGAGCCGAGCGTCGCCGATCCCGCCGAACGGCCGCGCGCCTCGATGGGGATGTCACAAATCACGCCGCTGCCCGGTCGTCTTCTCCGGAATTGCTTTCATCTGACGCGGCCGAAGGAACACCATGCACTCATCAGAGAAACGGATCTCCACGTCGGTCCTGGTCATCGGCACGGGAGGGTCCGGGCTGCGGGCCGCCATCGAACTCGCCGAACGCGGGGTCGACGTCGTGGCGGTGGGCAAACGGCCGAAGGCGGACACGCACACCTCGCTCGCGGCCGGCGGCATCAACGCGGCGCTCGCCACGATGGACCCCGAGGACAGCTGGCAACAGCACGCGGCGGACACCATCACGGAGAGTTACCTCCTGGCCAACCCCCAGACGGTGCGCATCGTCACCGAGGGGGCCGCGCGGGGCATCGAGGACCTCCAGCGCTGGGGCATGCCGTTCGCGCTCGAGGAGGACGGGCGGATCTCACAGCGCTTCTTCGGCGCCCACACCTACCGGCGCACCGCCTACGCCGGGGACTACACCGGGCTTGAGATCCAGCGCACCCTGGTCAACCGGGCGCTGCGGCTCGATGTCCCCATCCTCGACACCGTGTACATCACACGCATCCTCGTCCGCGACAACGTGGTCTTCGGCGCGTACGGTTTCGACCTGACCGATGGCAGCCGCTATGTCATCCACGCCGATGCGGTGATCCTGGCGGCCGGCGGCCACACCAGGATCTGGCGGCGCACCTCCTCCCGGAGGGACGAGAACACCGGCGACTCGTTCCGCCTCGCGGTGCTCGCCGGTTGCCGCATCCGCGACCCGGAGCTGGTGCAGTTCCACCCGTCCGGTCTCATCTCACCCGAGAACGCGGCGGGCACCCTCGTCTCCGAGGCGGCGCGGGGCGAGGGCGGGATCCTGCGCAACGAGCTCGGTGAGCGTTTCATGGCGCGGTACGACCCGGAGCGGATGGAGCTGTCCACGCGTGACCGGGTCGCCCTGGCCGCCTACACAGAGATCAAGGAAGGCCGCGGGAGCCGAAACGGCGGCGTGTGGCTTGACGTGTCGCATCTGCCGAGACAGACGATCATGACGCGGTTGCCCCGTGTCTACCAGACGCTCATGGAACTGCAGATGCTCGACATCACCCAGGAGCCGATCGA
It includes:
- a CDS encoding SDR family oxidoreductase → MKIAVIGGTGLIGSQVVRNLTAAGHEAVPYALSTGVNVITGVGVDEAVAGADVVVNLTNSPTFDDASPAFFQTSMDNLIAASAKAGVGHFVILSIVGVDQVPDLVYYRAKVLQEDLLRAGSIPFSIVRATQFMEFVDTTLSWTSDEKSVRLPRTPIQPIAAADVAAAVAEVAAGSPLNGVRNIAGPEVFALDDLGRITLKAKGDSRPVVVDDTAGMFAAIKGDVITAPADADLAPTRYADWLATT
- a CDS encoding L-aspartate oxidase; amino-acid sequence: MHSSEKRISTSVLVIGTGGSGLRAAIELAERGVDVVAVGKRPKADTHTSLAAGGINAALATMDPEDSWQQHAADTITESYLLANPQTVRIVTEGAARGIEDLQRWGMPFALEEDGRISQRFFGAHTYRRTAYAGDYTGLEIQRTLVNRALRLDVPILDTVYITRILVRDNVVFGAYGFDLTDGSRYVIHADAVILAAGGHTRIWRRTSSRRDENTGDSFRLAVLAGCRIRDPELVQFHPSGLISPENAAGTLVSEAARGEGGILRNELGERFMARYDPERMELSTRDRVALAAYTEIKEGRGSRNGGVWLDVSHLPRQTIMTRLPRVYQTLMELQMLDITQEPIEIAPTAHYSMGGVWVRPEDHSTGVDGLYAIGEASSGLHGANRLGGNSLIELLVFGRIVGQAAAEYSAGLDAQRRSAEALGAARAEVDGLLAADGPENVRSLQRAIRNIMTEHAGVVRDESGLLKGLAELTAVEARIADVGVHPDIAGFQDLAHAFDTKAAVLAARATIETALERRETRGCHNRSDYPELDPSLQVNLVWSGPGAVEREPIPPIHAEIAALMREVSTGGKLVE